The Longimicrobiales bacterium genome includes the window CCTCTGGCGCGAGCGGTCGCGCGGCGGCGTCATCGCCTACGAGGGCGAGCTCACGACCGGCACGCTCGTGCGGGGCATCGCGGGGGAGCTGCGCGAAGCGTTGCTGAACCTCGTGCAGAATGCCCTGGACGCGATGGCCGGCGGAGGCACGATGCGCATCCGCGTCCGGGCGGCCAATGGCCACGGCATCGTGGAGGTCACCGACACCGGCGTCGGCATGTCGTCCGAGGTGCGCGAACGCGCCTTCGAGCCGTTCTTCACGACGAAGGGACGCCACGGCACCGGCCTCGGGCTCGCCGAGGTCTACGGGGTGGCGCGCCGCCATCGGGGGCATGCGGAGATCGACTCCGTGCTGGGCCAGGGGACGACGGTTCGTCTCGTGCTTCCGCTCGTCGCACCGTCGGAAACGATGGCCGCGCCGGTAACGCCGCGGCCGCGGATCGCCCGCCGCATCCTGCTGGTGGAAGATCAGCCCGACAACCGCGAGTTCATCCAGGCGGTACTCGAGTCGGATGGGCATGCGGTCACGGCCGCGAGCACGGTGGCGGAGGCGATCGCCCGGCTCACGGAGCCCGCCCAGCGCTTCGATGTCGTCGTCAGCGACATCGGGCTGCCGGATGCAAGCGGGTGGGACCTCGTCAGCTACGTCCGCACGTGCTGTCCTTCGATGCGCGTGGGCGTGGTCACCGGATGGGAGCCGCGCAGCAACGCGGGACCCACGCCGGATTTTCTCCTGCGCAAACCTGTCCGCACGAACGAACTGCTTGCGCAGGTGGCCGCCACGAACACTCATGCTGCGCCTGCCGATGCCGGCGAGCGAGCGGGTGCGCGCGGTGCTACTATACCTGCGGACTCCTGAACCAACCGATGCCCGATTCGTCCGCCCCGATTCGTATCCTTCTCGCCGAAGACGACGACAACGCCCGCAGCCTCGTCGCGGACCTGCTCGCGTCCCTCGGCCATATCGTCGTCGCCGAGGCCAGCAATGGCCGTGAGGCGATCGAGCTGGCCCGCGACGTCGTGCCCGACGTCGTGCTGCTCGACGTGCACATGCCCGACGGGTCGGGCATCGAGGCCGCCGAGTCCATCACGCAGGCGCTCCCGGGCGTCGCGGTCGTGCTGTTCAGCGGCGACGAGACGGTGACCCTGTCCGACCGCGACGTCGCCGCGACGGCGGCGATCGCCTTCCTGCCGAAGCCGACGCCGCCGCGGATGCTCGACTCCACGCTGCGCCTTGCGGCGCAGCGTGCCCGCGAGCTGGCCGGCGCGCGCAAGGACGCCGAATCCGCGAAGGCCGCGCTCGAGAACCGCAAGACCATCGAGCGCGCCAAGGGGATCCTCATGCGTCGCACCGGGTCCTCCGAGCAGGAGGCGTATCGCATTCTCCAGCGCACGAGCCAGGATCGCTCCGTGCCGATGGTGGAGATCGCGAAGGCGGTGCTGGCCTCGGAGCCCGGGGCGCAGTAGCGTTTCGCGGGCAGGTCCCGGGGCGGCGCAGGAATGCGCCGCCCTTGTTGCCGTGGGTCACGCCCCCTTCCCCCTGCGCGCGTTGACGGCGGCGCCTTGCCGCGCCACGGTCGTGCCTCGCGGGACGCCGGTTACCCCGCCGACGCGCGCTCCCGCTGGTCCGCAATCCCCGACGCCAGGACGAGTGTCCCGAGGACCAGCCCGCTGCTCACGAGGAACGGGAGCTCGACGACCCGGTCGAACGCCAATCCGGCGAGTACCGGGAAGATCACGCGGGCGATGCCGCCGAACGTCTGCTGCACACCCATGTAGAGCCCGCGCTCGTGGCTCGGGATTGCGCGCGAGAGCAGCGCGGTGACGCACGGGAAGGTGAACGCGGTGCCAAGCGGCAGGAGCGCCACCGCCAATGCCAGGGGAACGTATGAGACCCCGGCGCCGCCGCCGATCATCGGGGTGAATGGGAGCGACGCGAGCCCCATCGCGAGCAGCGTGATGCCGACCCGCGACAGCTTCGCCTCACCGAACCGGTCGACCATCCGGCCCAGCAGCAGCGCCCGCGTGAGCACGGCGAGCGTGCCGATGTACATGTAGAAGAAGCCGATGGTGCGCTCGGTGACGCCGAACCGCCGGGCGAGGAAGAGTGCCAGCACGGCATTCGCGCCGTGGAAGGCCCCCATGCCGATCGCATAGATCCAGATCAGGCGCGAAGCGGGCTCGCCGGAGTGCGTCACGACCTGGAGCACGGCCTCGCGTGACCGCCCCTTCCGGCGGGGCTGCGCGGCCGCTTCCGCCATGTCGCGCGATTCGCTGAGGAACCGGAACGCGAAGCCGATGTTGATGACGCAGAGCGCCGCGGCGAACAGCCCCGGTCCCGCATGACCGAACGTCGTCGTCAGCGACCCCAGCACCGGGCCGAGCGCCACACCGGCATTCGTGGCCGCGGAGAGCCACCCCAGTCCCTTGGCCCGCTCGTTCGGCGGAACGGCATCGGCGACGTAAGCCTGGATCACGCCCACCGTGCCGCCGCCGGCACCCTGCACGATCCGCGAGAGAAAGAGCAGCCAGAGCGAGTCCGCGTACGCGAACACGACGTACGCGAGCGCGGACGAGGTCAGCCCCACGAGCAGCGCGGGGCG containing:
- a CDS encoding ATP-binding protein; the protein is LQRQLEEEARRTAELYERVSTEAERLERMVQERTRELLALQEARAHERRLAAVGQLAAGVMHDVNNALNPIMAAAYLLEANANNPEAVRDYAQRISKAAETGAATAARVGRFIRQDPVQGDGDGVVDLAVITEEVVAMTRPLWRERSRGGVIAYEGELTTGTLVRGIAGELREALLNLVQNALDAMAGGGTMRIRVRAANGHGIVEVTDTGVGMSSEVRERAFEPFFTTKGRHGTGLGLAEVYGVARRHRGHAEIDSVLGQGTTVRLVLPLVAPSETMAAPVTPRPRIARRILLVEDQPDNREFIQAVLESDGHAVTAASTVAEAIARLTEPAQRFDVVVSDIGLPDASGWDLVSYVRTCCPSMRVGVVTGWEPRSNAGPTPDFLLRKPVRTNELLAQVAATNTHAAPADAGERAGARGATIPADS
- a CDS encoding MFS transporter; translated protein: MGKLSVLMITAFVDMVGLLMVLPLLPFYAQKLGAGGLVVGALVSSFSVAQLASAPIWGRFSDRYGRRPALLVGLTSSALAYVVFAYADSLWLLFLSRIVQGAGGGTVGVIQAYVADAVPPNERAKGLGWLSAATNAGVALGPVLGSLTTTFGHAGPGLFAAALCVINIGFAFRFLSESRDMAEAAAQPRRKGRSREAVLQVVTHSGEPASRLIWIYAIGMGAFHGANAVLALFLARRFGVTERTIGFFYMYIGTLAVLTRALLLGRMVDRFGEAKLSRVGITLLAMGLASLPFTPMIGGGAGVSYVPLALAVALLPLGTAFTFPCVTALLSRAIPSHERGLYMGVQQTFGGIARVIFPVLAGLAFDRVVELPFLVSSGLVLGTLVLASGIADQRERASAG
- a CDS encoding ANTAR domain-containing protein — its product is MPDSSAPIRILLAEDDDNARSLVADLLASLGHIVVAEASNGREAIELARDVVPDVVLLDVHMPDGSGIEAAESITQALPGVAVVLFSGDETVTLSDRDVAATAAIAFLPKPTPPRMLDSTLRLAAQRARELAGARKDAESAKAALENRKTIERAKGILMRRTGSSEQEAYRILQRTSQDRSVPMVEIAKAVLASEPGAQ